The following coding sequences lie in one Prionailurus viverrinus isolate Anna chromosome X, UM_Priviv_1.0, whole genome shotgun sequence genomic window:
- the FMR1NB gene encoding FMR1 neighbor protein isoform X1 — translation MPSDRRSLRKRTRSKIGSLKGPHSRVISCNAGCTGETPADKSHPGGSVPGREGGATAKPQAGWRASLRTFGAETRRCLLKMWVHRCLGLLLLASCALLLGLCYYVSTWSSNPVSSSEYNVWSSENADGQTPEKTSAWEALFNFFFPTTCIPKQNQVVKACNEQQDYNKTECLGYKCCYSSFKISNINCFVPLKDKPTQMFRMFGLGVIGMIILGCVPIFCCSLWRRSKWANPLGRKVNKIGKGVKKQKKKLKKDAEMLGTAAEDE, via the exons ATGCCTTCTGACAGGAGGTCGTTGCGGAAGAGGACCAGGTCGAAGATCGGCTCGCTGAAGGGGCCTCACTCCAGGGTGATAAGCTGCAACGCGGGGTGCACCGGGGAGACCCCGGCCGACAAGTCGCACCCGGGAGGCAGCGTCCCCGGGCGCGAGGGAGGCGCGACGGCCAAGCCTCAGGCGGGCTGGCGGGCGTCCCTGCGCACCTTCGGGGCCGAGACGCGCCGCTGTCTGCTGAAGATGTGGGTCCACCGGTGCCTCGGGCTGCTCTTGCTCGCCTCGTGCGCCCTGCTGCTCGGGCTGTGCTACTACGTGAGCACCT GGTCCTCAAATCCTGTGTCTTCAAGTGAATATAATGTGTGGAGCAGTGAAAATGCTGATGGACAAACTCCAGAAAAAACTTCTGCATGGGAAGCtctgttcaattttttctttccaacaa CATGCATTCCAAAGCAGAATCAGGTGGTGAAGGCTTGCAATGAGCAGCAAGATTACAACAAGACTGAATGTTTGGGATATAAATGCTgttactcatccttcaagatcAGTAACATCAACTGTTTTGTCCCATTAAAGGATA AGCCTACACAGATGTTCCGGATGTTTGGGCTTGGTGTGATCGGCATGATCATCCTGGGATGTGTGCCCATTTTTTGCTGCTCTCTTTGGCGGAGGAG CAAATGGGCCAATCCTTTAGGAAGGAAAGTCAACAAAATTGGAAAGGgtgtgaagaaacaaaaaaagaaactaaagaaggaTGCTGAGATGTTAGGGACAGCAGCAGAAGATGAGTAA
- the FMR1NB gene encoding FMR1 neighbor protein isoform X2 — MPSDRRSLRKRTRSKIGSLKGPHSRVISCNAGCTGETPADKSHPGGSVPGREGGATAKPQAGWRASLRTFGAETRRCLLKMWVHRCLGLLLLASCALLLGLCYYVSTWSSNPVSSSEYNVWSSENADGQTPEKTSAWEALFNFFFPTKPTQMFRMFGLGVIGMIILGCVPIFCCSLWRRSKWANPLGRKVNKIGKGVKKQKKKLKKDAEMLGTAAEDE; from the exons ATGCCTTCTGACAGGAGGTCGTTGCGGAAGAGGACCAGGTCGAAGATCGGCTCGCTGAAGGGGCCTCACTCCAGGGTGATAAGCTGCAACGCGGGGTGCACCGGGGAGACCCCGGCCGACAAGTCGCACCCGGGAGGCAGCGTCCCCGGGCGCGAGGGAGGCGCGACGGCCAAGCCTCAGGCGGGCTGGCGGGCGTCCCTGCGCACCTTCGGGGCCGAGACGCGCCGCTGTCTGCTGAAGATGTGGGTCCACCGGTGCCTCGGGCTGCTCTTGCTCGCCTCGTGCGCCCTGCTGCTCGGGCTGTGCTACTACGTGAGCACCT GGTCCTCAAATCCTGTGTCTTCAAGTGAATATAATGTGTGGAGCAGTGAAAATGCTGATGGACAAACTCCAGAAAAAACTTCTGCATGGGAAGCtctgttcaattttttctttccaacaa AGCCTACACAGATGTTCCGGATGTTTGGGCTTGGTGTGATCGGCATGATCATCCTGGGATGTGTGCCCATTTTTTGCTGCTCTCTTTGGCGGAGGAG CAAATGGGCCAATCCTTTAGGAAGGAAAGTCAACAAAATTGGAAAGGgtgtgaagaaacaaaaaaagaaactaaagaaggaTGCTGAGATGTTAGGGACAGCAGCAGAAGATGAGTAA